From the genome of Gemmatimonadota bacterium:
GCACCGAGCGTGTCGCCATAGACGGGAAGCAGTACCATCGCCCAGTGGCGGCCGGCCCACGTCACCGACGTATTCGACGGCGTTATCGTCGCAGGCAGCGGACCTTCCCAGACACCACGCGTTGGAGTGTATCCGGCCACATCGACGGGAGCGCTCGTGAGCAGAATCGTCTTGCCGCTGACACCCAGCCATGGGACCGAATCGAGCCGCGATCCCCATAGCTTGCCGGCATCGCGCGCCAACGCCGACTTTGCGCGCATCGTCGCATCGTGGAACGCATCGATCGCGCTATCGGGAAGCTGCGCCGGCAGTGTGCTCGCGATTGTGGTCACGCAGGTGATGGTGACGACGACGAAGTTTGTGACGCGCGCAGCAGTGAATGTGTGTTTCATTGCTCGGTCAGGGTGATTGTTGACGTTGTTGACGGCCTCACGCGAACGCCGCGCGCCGTTTCCATACCCCGCTCTTCCAGATAAGCGCCATCGCAAGACCGCGCGCAGCGGCTGTCAGCACGATCACCCACCACACACCGACGATTCCGAACCGTGCCGCAGCCCAGATCGCGAGCGGAACTCGCAGTGCTGTCAACGTGGTCGAGGTAAGCATCGGCGGGAGCGTGGTGCCCGACCCGCCCAGCGCCGCTTCCAATACTATCTCGGCGCCGAGGAACATGTTCGACAACGCGCTTATTCGCAGGTATTCGGCACCAATCATCTGCGTCGCCGGATCATTCGTGAAGATCCCTGCAAAGTCGGGTGCGATGGTGAGCTCCAGTATGCTGAGTATCACAGCGGGCACCATTACGTATCCGACGGTGATCCAGCCGCTGTGCTCCGCTCTCCTGATTTCGCCTGCGCCGATGTTCTGACCCACGATCGCCGCCACGGCAGCGCCGAAGCCGAGGCTGATGGTGTAAAGCCAGCTCTCGACGCGATGACCGATTCCGAGCGCGGCCAGCGCTGCGGTTCCGAATGGTGCGATGCTGCGTGTCAGCACTATGTAGATGAGCGAGAATACAACGCCCGTCATCGCTGTGGGGAGACCCACGCGTGTGATCGCAGCGATCGTTGTGCGGCGGACGTGTCCGAAGCTGACCATGCGGCGTTTGTGCAGAACAACGACACCCAACCCGAATGCCAGTGTGCGTGTTATCGCCGTCGCGATGGCGGCGCCTTCGATCCCGAGCTTTGGCGCGGGTCCGAGACCGAGTATCAGAATCGGATCGAGGATCATCGTTACCGCGATCGACACACTGAGGATGGCAAGCGGAGTTCGCGTGTCGCCGCTTGCACGAAATCCCGCGTCGACTGCGAAGAAGCCAAAGAATAGCGGGGCGCCGAGCAGATACGTGCCCAGATAGCGGCGCCCGAGGACCGCGATCGCCGGCTCGACGTTCATCACCGCGAACAGATGATCCAGCAGCAGCGTCCCGAAGAGCGCGACAGCGGAACCGAGTACGATCGAATACACCATCGCCTCACCCACGACGCGCGCCGCCTCTCGAGGATTGCGCTCGCCGTGCCGCCGGGCTGCGAGTGATGTGAGACCGATGCTCACCAGCTCGGCGATCGAGATGATGAGCCAGATCCAGAATACGCTCGCGGTCGCGGCGGCGAGCGCGACGGGGCCCAGAAAGCGGCCGATCCAGAGCAGATCGACCGTGAAGAACAGCGTCATGAGGAGCGTGGACGCCACCGCTGGCAGTCCCAGGCGCATGATCGTGCGCGCGAGCGGCTGGCGAACGAGACGGGCGTGCTCCCACTCGCCGGTGATGGTGATCGGAGTGACGCCTTCTTCGTGCGATTCGAGGATTACCGAACGGTCGTCGGGCACGGGCATTGCCCAATCTATCGGGCTCTGCCAGGAGGCATGAATGACGACGAAAAACAATCCCTACGGCGACGACGGCGGAACGCGTGTCGGCAAGCCCGGTACGCCGAAGCGCGATAACACTGGAGGAGGAGGCGACGGCGGCAATCTGGGCGCCGGCAAGGAGTCCACTGGTGGCCGTTCGGAGCGTGGAAATCCAGCGGACGCAGCGAACCCGGCGGCGGGATCACCCCGGCGCAAGGAAGACAAGGGCTCGGGCTACGGTGGGACTCGCGGGGGCCCGAAGACCGACGCCGGCCAGAAGTGACACGTTGGAATGGCGCTGGTGCGCCCGCGCCATTCCTCGAGTTCGGGCCCGGACACCGGACCGGGTAAATTTCAGCAGATGCTCGCTCCCTCAGGGATTCACCACGTAACGGCGATCGCCAGCGATCCACAGCGCAATATCGACTTCTACGCAGGAGTCCTTGGGCTCAGGCTGGTCAAGCGAACGGTAAACTTCGACGATCCGACCACATATCACTTCTATTTCGGTGATGAGATCGGACGCCCGGGGACGCTGCTGACCTTCTTTCCATGGCCGAATGCGCGCCGCGGACGTCAGGGCGCAGGCCAGGCAGCAGTGACATCGTTCGCGATCGTACCGGGATCCGTCGGATTCTGGCTCGAACGGTTGCTGAAGCACCATGTCGATTTCGAGCAGCCTTCCACGCGCTTCGACGGCGAGCGGGTCATCGCACTCAAGGATCCGGATGGATTGATGCTCGAGCTGGTATCGCATCAGCGCGCCGAGCAGTGTGAGGTTCCCGCGGATGCGGACACCGACACGCAGATCCCAGCGGAACATCGGATCCGGGGCGTTTACGCGGTCACGTTGTGGCAGGACGGTCAGCAGCACACGGCCGATCTGCTCACGACGTCGCTCGGATTCCGTCTCGCGCGTGAACAGGGAAGCATCTTCCGGTATACGTCGGACGACAGCAGACCGGGCTCGATTGTTGATCTCAGAATCGTTCCTGGACTGTGGCCCGGCGTGATGGGCGCCGGAACGGTGCATCATGTTGCGTTTCGCGCGACTGACGACCGGACGCAGCTGAATGTGCGCGAGGAGCTCGAAGCGGGCGGATACAACGTGACGCCGGCTCTCGATCGCGATTACTTCAAATCGGTTTATTTTCGCGAGCCTGGCGGCGTGCTCTTCGAAATCGCAACTGATGGACCCGGCTTCACTGTCGATGAGCCCGCGCCTCTACTCGGCCGCGCACTCAAACTGCCAGCGTGGCTCGAGCCGCGCCGGTTCGAGATCGAAGCGCTTCTTCCAAACATTCACCTGCCGATCGATCTTCCGGGACCGAACGCGTAGCATTTCGCAGTACCTCAAGCAGCATATCAATCCTTGACCAGATAGAGCGACGTACAGATGACAGACAAGACTCCAGTGGAACTCGAGAAGGCGTGCATCGATGCAATTCGCGTTCTCGCGATGGATGCAGTGCAGAAGGCGGACTCTGGCCACCCAGGGACGCCGATGGCGCTCGCACCGCTCGCGTACGTGTTATGGACGCGCCACTTGCGCTACAATCCGACCGATCCGCACTGGCCCAACCGTGACAGATTCATTCTGTCGTGCGGCCATGCATCGATGTTGCTGTACAGCGTCTTCTATCTCACTGGCTACGACCTGTCGCTCGACGACATCAGGAATTTTCGTCAGCTGCACAGCAAGACACCCGGACATCCCGAGTACGGACACACACCTGGCGTCGAAACGACGACCGGTCCGCTCGGACAGGGATTCAGCAATGCAGTCGGAATGGCGATCGCGGAAGCACACACGTCCGCTGTATTCAATCGCGCGCAACGGATCATCGATCACTACACGTATTTCATCGCGAGTGACGGTGATCTCATGGAAGGGATCTCGAACGAAGCCGCATCGTTCGCCGGCCACAACAAACTGGGTCGGTTGATCGGCTTCTACGATGACAATCACATAACGATCGAAGGCAACACCGATCTCACCTTCAGCGACGACACGCGGCTCCGTTTCGAAGGGTACGGCTGGCACGTGCAGTTCGTCGGCGACGTGAAGAATCTGGATGCGCTGGACGAGGCCATCAAACGCGCAAAGGCAGAGACCGAGCGTCCGTCGCTCATCATCATGCGCACGCACATCGGCTACGGCAGCCCGAACAAGCAGGACACCTCGGCCGCGCATGGATCTCCACTAGGCGTGGAGGAGGTCAAGCTCACCAAGGAGAACCTCGGGATTCCGTCGCAGGAGCCGTTCTATGTCGACCCCGACGCGCTCGCATTCTGGCGACGCGCGGGACTCGCAGGTGCGGACGAACAGGCTGCGTGGAACACGCTGTACGACGAGTGGAAGGCGGCGAACCCGGATCTGTGCGCTGAATTCGAGCGACGCGCACACGGTCTTCTCAAGGATGGCTGGGAAGATCTGATCCCGACGTTCGACGCGAAAACCGGAAACGTCGCAACGCGATCCGCATCCGGCGCAGTGATCAACGCGATCGCACCAAAGATCCCGGAGCTGATCGGAGGCTCGGCGGATCTCGCCAGCTCGACCGACACGATAGTGAAAGGCGCGCCGAGCTTCGGGCCGGGAAGTTACGAGGGACGCAACTTCCATTTCGGAATCCGCGAGCATGGAATGGGCGGTGTCATGAACGGGATGGCGCTCTACGGCGGCATAATCCCGTACGGCGCGACGTTCCTGATATTCAGCGACTACATGCGGCCGCCAATGCGACTCGCGTGCATGATGCGCCAGCGTCTCATCTACGTTTACACGCACGATTCGATCGGACTCGGTGAGGATGGCCCGACGCACCAGCCGATCGAGCAGTTGTCCAATCTGCGAGCGGTCCCGAACATGACCGTCATCCGCCCCGCCGATGCCAACGAGACGGCGGAAGCGTGGCGTGCAGCGCTCAAGATCGGAACACCGGTGTGTCTGATACTCACGCGACAGAAGTTGCCGTTCATCGACCGGACCAGGTACGCCGCTGCGAGCAATGTCGCGCGCGGTGCATACGTACTGGCCGACATTCGCGGTGGCGATCCGGAAGTCGTATTGATGGCGAGCGGATCCGAAGTATCGATCATTCTTCAAGCGCAGGACACGCTCGCGCAACAGGGGATTCGCGCACGCGCCGTGAGTGTGCCGAGCATGGAGCTGTTCGCGAAACAGGATCAGGCCTATCGCGACAGCGTGCTGCCACCCGGGATCAAGCGCATCTCGATCGAGGCGTCACAGCCGATGTCGTGGTACAAGTGGATCGGCGAGGGCGGCGTCGCCATCGGCCTCGACCATTATGGTGCATCAGCGCCGTATCAGGAGTTGTACAAGGAGTTTCACCTGACGCCGGAGAACGTCGTCAACACGGCGAAGTCGCTGCTCGGAAAGTGACAGCTCGATGAGCGTGGATTGAAACAGTGAGCGAGCGCCGGGTGATCGATATCTCGGTGATGTTGTCGCCCGACACACCAGTGTGGCCGGGCGACACGCCGTTTTCATGTCTCTGGACGTGGAACATGGACGAGGGATCGAGCGTGAACGTGAGCGCGGTGACATCGAGCCCGCACGCGGGGACGCACGCAGATACGCCGTTGCACGTAACGCGCGGTGCGGCGGGATCTGAATCGCTGGCGATCGCGGCTTTTCGGGGGCGGGTTGTCGTTGTGGACGTGACCGATCTCACCGCCGATATCGAGATCGAAGAGATCGATCGTCGCACGCGCGGATACGCTGCGACGACACGTCTGCTGCTCAGGACCGGACGGAGCATCGCGAGTGGCATATTCCCCGAGAGCTGGCCGAGTTTGTCGGTCGATTGTGCGCGGAACCTGGTAGCGCGTGGCGTGGTCCTCGTTGGTATGGACTGCCCGTCCGCGGACGATCGGGAGAGCAAGACGCTGGACGTGCACCACGAACTGCTGGACCGCGGCGTATGCGTGCTGGAGAATCTGGATCTGCGCGAGGCCGAGCCGGGCGAATATGTGCTCGACGCGCTGCCGATGAAGGTAGCGGGACTGGATGCGGCGCCGGTGCGGGCCGTGCTCGAGTTCACGGGGTAGCCGATCCACATTCGATGATGCTGCCGCGTTAGTGTTTCGATCACGGCTCGATTCATCGCTTATTCTTGTCTCATGCGCCGAATCCTCATTGCCACCGCAGCACTCGCCTTGCTCGGCATCATCGCGTACGGCATGTTCGGGATGGGCGGTAGCAGTGGCGCTGGCGGGATGATTCAGCGCAACGCCAGTGTGAACGATCCGCCCGCTCCCGCGATAACGGTGCGCGATCTCGATGTCGGGCAGGGCGATGCGACGTACATCCACAACGGGGACAGCCGCGTCCTGATCGACGGCGGTCCCGATGCTCGCCGGATGGGGTTTCTGCTCGATTCGCTCGGGTTGAACAACAGGACCATCGACGTCGTGATCCTCACCCATCAACACTCCGATCACTACACCGGGCTGCTTCCGCTATTCGATTCGCGCCGTCACATAAGGATCCGGTACTTCTTCGAGGATAAGGACCCTTCCGCCGCTTCCACCCTCGCGCGGCTGCGCGACTCGGTCATCTCGCGGGTTCAGTCTGACAGCCTGCAGTATCGAAGCACGGATGACCCGTGCGGCGACGGCGAGGCGATGTGCACGATCACTCTGCGCGGCGGTGCGACGATGCACATCATGCGACCACTGGCAGCGCCCGCCAAACCGAACAACCGCTCCGTCGCCGTGAAGCTCGTCGGTGCGGATTCGGCATCCTTTACGATGTGGATTGCAGGCGACGCCGAACACGCCGCGATCGCGCACTTCGAGGCGGCGGGCTACGCGGTGAACCCCGGCATGAAGGTCGATGTCCTGAAGGCCGACCATCATGGCAGCTGCAACGGCGTGACGCCACGCTATCTGGAGCTTACTCAGCCGACCTGGGCGGTGGCGTCACTTGGTGCGGTAAACGATTACGGTCACATGCATCAGCAGGCGAAGGCGGAATACCGCAATGCTGGAGTGCAGTGGTATCGCACCGATCAGAACGGCACGGTCACGATACAATCGCCAGGTGTGCCGGGAGGCGGCTACACCATCACACCTTCTCGGCCGGGCAAGGACCTGAACGGGCCGAGCGATCGCAGGGCAAGCGCGCGGGGATGCGCTGGAAGCGAAAGTTGATCACCGAACAAGATCGAGTATCTAGAGGGTGATGTTACCCTTGCCGCCGGTCCCGCCCTTCGCCACCTGAGCAGCTGATTTCGCGAGGCGTCGCGCCAGCTCCGCTGGATCCTGTGCTATCGTGACGCGCAGTACGTCGCCTTCGTTTACCCCCTTTGGCAACACGTCGATCGGCATGGTGACAACGTGATTGCCGTTGATTTCGACGGCAGCTACGCCGTTCTCGATCTGGTCGATGACCCAGGTGCTGCTGGATCCGCCGTGCGCCGGCGGGGAAGGCGAGTTCGAGTCGGTCATTTGGGCTCCGTGCGGACGTGGCATACCGAATGCTCTGGGGAAAGATATCGAACGAAGACCTTGAACCCCTGACAAGTCATGTACTCTGGTTCCGGCGCGACCGAATCTCTCTGGATGGACACGGCCGAAGTCCTCTCGTTCCCGCCGCTTGGGAGTGATGAACGCGCGCACGTTTGCATCATCGGCGCCGGCATTTCCGGTTTGACCACCGCGTATCTCCTCACGCGTGCCGGCAAGGCGGTGATCGTCATCGACGATGGCCCGGTAGGCAGTGGCGATACGGGGCGAACCACTGCACACATCTCCAATGCGCTCGACGATCGCTATTCCAATCTCGCCACACTCTTCGGTGATGAAGGGGCTCGACATGCCGCCGATTCGCATACGGCCGCGATCCAGCGGATCGAAGCCATCGCCGAGCTGGAAGGTATCGATTGCGATTTCGAGCGTGTGGACGGATTTCTCTTTCTCCACAAAGAAGGAAAGAGCGAGCTCCTCACGGACGAGCTGGAAGCCAGCCATCAGGCAGGTCTCACCGATACGGAGTTGGTCGAGTGCGCACCACTCGACGCATTCGACACTGGTGTCGCACTTCGGTTTCCACGTCAGGCGCAGTTTCATGCATTGCGATATCTGAACGGACTGGCACGCGCCATAACGCGCGATGGCGGCCGAATCTACTCGGGAACGAAAGCAAGAAGCATCGAGGATGGCGCGCCCGCGAAAGTGATTACCGCCGACGGCCACACCATCATTGCCGATGACGTCGTCGTCGCCACCAACTCGCCGGTGAACGACTGGATGGTCATGCACACCAAACAGGCCGCGTATCGCACGTACGTGGTGGGACTGCGCGTGCCGTCCGACGCAATCCCGCACATGCTTCTGTGGGATACCGCCGATCCGTATCATTATGTTCGCGTGCATTCCGCAGACAGGCCGGACGCTGATTACGAAGTGCTCATCGTAGGCGGAGAAGACCACAAGACCGGCCAGGCGCAGGACATGGAACAACGCTTTGCACGTCTCGAACGATGGGCGCGCGAGCGCTTTCCCATGGCGCAGGACGTCCTGTATCGCTGGTCGGGACAGGTTCTGGAGCCGGTGGATAGTCTTGCATTCATCGGAAAGAATCCCGGTGCCGACGAGCACATCTACATCATCACAGGCGATTCAGGGCACGGGATTACACACGGCACGATTGGCGGCATCCTTCTCACGGATCTGATCATGGGTGTCCCGAACCCGTGGACGGATATTTACGATCCGAGCCGCATAGCACTGCGCGCGGCGCCGCATTTCGCTCGCGAAAACCTGAATGTGGCGGAACAATATTCGAGCTGGATAACACCGGGCGACGCTGGGAGCGCCGACGAGATTCCCAACAACTCGGGTGCGGTCATACGTCGCGGCATGCACAAGATCGCGGTTTACAAGGATGCGTTCGGCAAGGTCAACGAATGTTCCGCAGTCTGCACACATCTTTACTGTATCGTCGATTGGAACGACACCGAAAAGACGTGGGACTGTCCCTGCCATGGTTCCCGCTTCGATCCGTATGGCAAGGTAGTGAACGGGCCTGCGATCGCGGACCTGGAGCCTGCGCGAACGTAAGGGCAGGCCCCCGTGCCTACCCTACTGCCGATGCATCAACGTCACCCCATCTCCACGATCACGGTGTGGCGCGCCCCGTCGTCGCGCAGCTGCACGACTCCATCCGCCACCGCAGCGCCGTCCAGCGTTACGCTCTTCACGCCGCGCTGGACATGCGCCGGATTGCGCACCTCGATCGTGTACGTCGCCGACTGGTAGATGTATTCGATCGTGAATCCATCCCAGGTGGGCGGAATGCACGGATTCATCGTGAGTCGATCGCCGCGCTTGGTGAAGCCGAGTATTCCTTCGAGACCCGTGCGATAGTACCAGCTCGCGCTGCCCGTGTACCACGTCCAGCCACCGCGTCCGAGATGCTGGTCGGCCGTGTAGATGTCGGCCACGACCACGTAAGGCTCGACCTTGTAATTCTCGACGGCCTCTCTCGTGTTCGAGTGCATCACAGGATTCAGCATCTGGAACAGCTCGAACGCGTGCGCGCCGTTGCCGTTCATCACCTGCGCCCAGATCACCCACGTAGCCGCGTGCGTGTACTGCGCTCCATTCTCGCGTACACCGGGTAGATAGCCCTTGATGTAGCCAGGATCGTGAGTCGTCTTGTCGAATGGCGGTGTGAGCAGCATGACCAGCTGCGCGTCATTCCGAACGAGGTGCTGGTCGACGGATACCATCGCCGACTGCGCACGTTGCGGATGTCCCGCTCCGGAGAGAACGCTCCAGCTCTGCGCAATGGAATCGATCTTGGCTTCGTCGCTCTTGCTCGATCCGAGCGGATAACCGTCGTCGTAGTACGCGCGAACGTACCAGTCGCCATCCCACGTGTTGGTTTCGATTCCGTTCCGGTAGCGCTCCGCGATCGCGAGGAAATCGTCGTGCGTTCCCGTATCGCCGCGCGATGCGCTGATCTCGGCGAAGCGCTTGAGCGTCGCGATCAGGAACCATGCGAGCCAGACGCTTACTCCCTTCCCTCCGATCCCGACCCGGCTGTACCCGTCGTTCCAGTCGCCGCTTCCGATCAACGGTAGATCGTGTTGCCCGAATGTGGACGCCTTGCGCAGCGCGCGCACGCAGTGCTCGTATATGGTCGCACTCTCGTCCGATATATCCGGCTTGTCGTACAGCTCGTGCTCGTCGGGAGCGAGTTGACGCATCGTTATGAATCTCGCCTGCTCGTCCAGAATCGCGTTGTCGCCGGTCACTTCCGTGTAATGCGCCACGACGAACGGCAACCAGACCAGATCGTCCGAGAAGCGCGTCCGAACCCCGCGGCCGCTCTTCGGATGCCACCAGTGCTGCACGTCGCCTTCCACGAACTGCCGGCCGGCGGCGCGCAGGATGTGAGCGCGCGCAACGGGAACGTCGGTGTACAGAAACGCCATGCAGTCCTGCAGCTGATCCCTGAACCCGTATGCACCGCTGGATTGATACAGCGCCGTGCGTCCCCACATCCGGCATGAGAGAGCCTGGTACAACAACCACCCGTTCTCGATCCGGTCGAAGGATTCATCCGGTGTCCTGACCTTGATAGTCGCGAGCCTGGCCTGCCATGCCTTGCCCGAGCGATCCACCTCGGCGACGGAGCTTTCCACGGTCCTGTACCTGCGGATGAGCGTTCGCGCCTCGTCCGTGGAGGAGATTGCGCCGAGCAGCACGACTACTTCCGCAGTCTCGCCGGGATGGACTGTAACGCTTGTCTGCAGCGCGCCACACGGATCGACCACCTCGCCGACCGACTCACCGAGCGCCGCCTTCGACAGAGCCGCGGGGCGGGCAGGCGTTCCATTCCGTCCAATGAATTCGCGTCGGTCCGCTGTGTAGCTCGTCACATCACCGCTCATTGCAAGGAACGCAACGAGATCGGAGTATTCCTGATCGAAGAAATTCTGCCCGAAGATGGATGCGGTGTCGGTGTCGTAGGAAGTGTACACATGCTGCTGCGTCAGGTCGCGCGAAACGCCGAGCACCCATTCGACGTAGCTCGTCACCGTGATGCGTTTTGGCGATCGGCCGTTGTTGGTGATCCTGAGTACGCTCACCTTTACCGGATCGTCAGTTGCCATCGCGATCTTCACGGATGTATGTATGTCCGCGTGTTGATGGTCGAAGATCGAGTAGCCGGCGCCATGCTTGACGACGTATTCGGTCATCTCGCGGATCGGAGCCGGTGTCGCGGTCCAGACATCACCGGTCTCGTCGTCGCGCAGGTAAATGCAGTCGCTGCATGGATCACGGACGGGATCGTTGTGCCACGGAGTTATACGATAGAAGAAGCTGCTTTCCGCCCACGTGCAGCTGCTGCCGCTTTCCGTTATGACGAACCCTGCCGCAGGATTCGCTACGACGTTCGCCCACGGTGCCGGCGGCAGCTCGGTGCCGTACAACCGCATCTCGTACTCGCCGGCCTCGTTGAAGAATCCGAAACCGTTGGTAACTGGTGAATCAGATGGCACCAGCGACACATGGCGATCTGCAGTACGACGCGCGTATCGCGGCGGTACCGGAGCGTCCGGGCTTCCGGCGTATTCCTTCGTGTCATCGGCAAATTCGAGCAGGGATCCCAGCCCCAGCCCATCACACGCAACGTGCACGCGCGCCATCGCGCGGATCAGTGCGACGTCGTCCGCCTTGAGTACGTCGGTACGACGGATGAACACGCCGCCG
Proteins encoded in this window:
- the tkt gene encoding transketolase, whose amino-acid sequence is MTDKTPVELEKACIDAIRVLAMDAVQKADSGHPGTPMALAPLAYVLWTRHLRYNPTDPHWPNRDRFILSCGHASMLLYSVFYLTGYDLSLDDIRNFRQLHSKTPGHPEYGHTPGVETTTGPLGQGFSNAVGMAIAEAHTSAVFNRAQRIIDHYTYFIASDGDLMEGISNEAASFAGHNKLGRLIGFYDDNHITIEGNTDLTFSDDTRLRFEGYGWHVQFVGDVKNLDALDEAIKRAKAETERPSLIIMRTHIGYGSPNKQDTSAAHGSPLGVEEVKLTKENLGIPSQEPFYVDPDALAFWRRAGLAGADEQAAWNTLYDEWKAANPDLCAEFERRAHGLLKDGWEDLIPTFDAKTGNVATRSASGAVINAIAPKIPELIGGSADLASSTDTIVKGAPSFGPGSYEGRNFHFGIREHGMGGVMNGMALYGGIIPYGATFLIFSDYMRPPMRLACMMRQRLIYVYTHDSIGLGEDGPTHQPIEQLSNLRAVPNMTVIRPADANETAEAWRAALKIGTPVCLILTRQKLPFIDRTRYAAASNVARGAYVLADIRGGDPEVVLMASGSEVSIILQAQDTLAQQGIRARAVSVPSMELFAKQDQAYRDSVLPPGIKRISIEASQPMSWYKWIGEGGVAIGLDHYGASAPYQELYKEFHLTPENVVNTAKSLLGK
- a CDS encoding MBL fold metallo-hydrolase, whose product is MRRILIATAALALLGIIAYGMFGMGGSSGAGGMIQRNASVNDPPAPAITVRDLDVGQGDATYIHNGDSRVLIDGGPDARRMGFLLDSLGLNNRTIDVVILTHQHSDHYTGLLPLFDSRRHIRIRYFFEDKDPSAASTLARLRDSVISRVQSDSLQYRSTDDPCGDGEAMCTITLRGGATMHIMRPLAAPAKPNNRSVAVKLVGADSASFTMWIAGDAEHAAIAHFEAAGYAVNPGMKVDVLKADHHGSCNGVTPRYLELTQPTWAVASLGAVNDYGHMHQQAKAEYRNAGVQWYRTDQNGTVTIQSPGVPGGGYTITPSRPGKDLNGPSDRRASARGCAGSES
- a CDS encoding cyclase family protein; protein product: MSERRVIDISVMLSPDTPVWPGDTPFSCLWTWNMDEGSSVNVSAVTSSPHAGTHADTPLHVTRGAAGSESLAIAAFRGRVVVVDVTDLTADIEIEEIDRRTRGYAATTRLLLRTGRSIASGIFPESWPSLSVDCARNLVARGVVLVGMDCPSADDRESKTLDVHHELLDRGVCVLENLDLREAEPGEYVLDALPMKVAGLDAAPVRAVLEFTG
- a CDS encoding FAD-dependent oxidoreductase, with amino-acid sequence MYSGSGATESLWMDTAEVLSFPPLGSDERAHVCIIGAGISGLTTAYLLTRAGKAVIVIDDGPVGSGDTGRTTAHISNALDDRYSNLATLFGDEGARHAADSHTAAIQRIEAIAELEGIDCDFERVDGFLFLHKEGKSELLTDELEASHQAGLTDTELVECAPLDAFDTGVALRFPRQAQFHALRYLNGLARAITRDGGRIYSGTKARSIEDGAPAKVITADGHTIIADDVVVATNSPVNDWMVMHTKQAAYRTYVVGLRVPSDAIPHMLLWDTADPYHYVRVHSADRPDADYEVLIVGGEDHKTGQAQDMEQRFARLERWARERFPMAQDVLYRWSGQVLEPVDSLAFIGKNPGADEHIYIITGDSGHGITHGTIGGILLTDLIMGVPNPWTDIYDPSRIALRAAPHFARENLNVAEQYSSWITPGDAGSADEIPNNSGAVIRRGMHKIAVYKDAFGKVNECSAVCTHLYCIVDWNDTEKTWDCPCHGSRFDPYGKVVNGPAIADLEPART
- a CDS encoding MATE family efflux transporter → MPVPDDRSVILESHEEGVTPITITGEWEHARLVRQPLARTIMRLGLPAVASTLLMTLFFTVDLLWIGRFLGPVALAAATASVFWIWLIISIAELVSIGLTSLAARRHGERNPREAARVVGEAMVYSIVLGSAVALFGTLLLDHLFAVMNVEPAIAVLGRRYLGTYLLGAPLFFGFFAVDAGFRASGDTRTPLAILSVSIAVTMILDPILILGLGPAPKLGIEGAAIATAITRTLAFGLGVVVLHKRRMVSFGHVRRTTIAAITRVGLPTAMTGVVFSLIYIVLTRSIAPFGTAALAALGIGHRVESWLYTISLGFGAAVAAIVGQNIGAGEIRRAEHSGWITVGYVMVPAVILSILELTIAPDFAGIFTNDPATQMIGAEYLRISALSNMFLGAEIVLEAALGGSGTTLPPMLTSTTLTALRVPLAIWAAARFGIVGVWWVIVLTAAARGLAMALIWKSGVWKRRAAFA
- a CDS encoding DUF3006 domain-containing protein, which encodes MTDSNSPSPPAHGGSSSTWVIDQIENGVAAVEINGNHVVTMPIDVLPKGVNEGDVLRVTIAQDPAELARRLAKSAAQVAKGGTGGKGNITL
- a CDS encoding ring-cleaving dioxygenase, whose translation is MLAPSGIHHVTAIASDPQRNIDFYAGVLGLRLVKRTVNFDDPTTYHFYFGDEIGRPGTLLTFFPWPNARRGRQGAGQAAVTSFAIVPGSVGFWLERLLKHHVDFEQPSTRFDGERVIALKDPDGLMLELVSHQRAEQCEVPADADTDTQIPAEHRIRGVYAVTLWQDGQQHTADLLTTSLGFRLAREQGSIFRYTSDDSRPGSIVDLRIVPGLWPGVMGAGTVHHVAFRATDDRTQLNVREELEAGGYNVTPALDRDYFKSVYFREPGGVLFEIATDGPGFTVDEPAPLLGRALKLPAWLEPRRFEIEALLPNIHLPIDLPGPNA